The following nucleotide sequence is from Dehalococcoidia bacterium.
ACGTCCTTGTCGCTGATGCCGCCTTCGTCATGCGTGGTCAGCGCGATCGTCACCTTGTTGTAGCGGATGTCGATGTCGGGGTGGTGGTTCGCCGCCTCGGCCGCGTCGGCCACGCGGTTGACGAAGGCGACGGCGCGCACAAAGTTCTCGAACGGATAGGTCTTGCGGATCTCGTCGCCGGCCCGCTGCCAGCCGCCCAGGCCCTGCAGCGCCTTGGTTACGTCCTGCTCGCTCAGCCGCGCCATCATGAGCCCCCTTGCCGAAGTCTCGGCGGAATCGTTGTTATCCTGTCACAGAATCTGCTAGACTTGATGCGCACACACGTTCGCATGGCGGGTATACTGAGCGAAGACTCGGTATGCGTCCTCCGCCCACGGCGCCCCGACCTATCGCCGGTCTCGCGGTCGCCACGGCCCGGAACGGCAGAGTTAAGGAGCCGCCTCGTGCCCCTCGACGCGATCATCGTCAAAGGCGCCCGCGAGCACAACCTCAAGAACATC
It contains:
- a CDS encoding 4a-hydroxytetrahydrobiopterin dehydratase — translated: MARLSEQDVTKALQGLGGWQRAGDEIRKTYPFENFVRAVAFVNRVADAAEAANHHPDIDIRYNKVTIALTTHDEGGISDKDVALAQRLESLEA